From a single Planctellipticum variicoloris genomic region:
- a CDS encoding AI-2E family transporter, with product MESSGPPATPQAEWMVRMVSLGVLLTLIVILGVTFYQVLAPFLLPLFLAAVIAIVCQPLHRRVLRSTGPRPAVAAGITTALVVCGFMLPLLIITVLAAGQLLQLTDQVTDQVVAQRVQSDNPDENEAPARPTTQAWKPALDVVWKKTIDPALAWCDQFVPLKIDSESLKGQFEQNLRGLVKNLGERTFQIATSTVGWFVSLLVAFGMFLVALYYFLADGAGLLQATKRLIPVQTEHQQKLAEQFAKVVRAVVLATFLAAFVQGLATTLALQVCGLGHFVIFLALSTVAALIPLAGTWIVWGPCAVWLAAQGHVGSAICLTLYGILVVGLLDNVVRTYVLNTDAQLHPLLAFVSVLGALQVMGLWGVFIGPIVASCLYALLQIFNTELSDLATLKKQPQAET from the coding sequence ATGGAATCGTCAGGTCCTCCTGCCACTCCGCAGGCCGAGTGGATGGTCCGCATGGTCTCGCTCGGCGTCCTGCTGACGTTGATCGTCATTCTCGGAGTGACGTTCTATCAGGTGCTTGCGCCGTTTCTGCTGCCGCTGTTTCTGGCCGCGGTCATCGCCATCGTCTGCCAGCCGCTCCATCGACGGGTCCTGCGCAGCACCGGGCCTCGACCGGCGGTCGCCGCCGGGATCACCACGGCGCTGGTCGTCTGCGGATTCATGCTGCCCCTGCTGATTATCACCGTGCTGGCGGCCGGCCAGTTGCTGCAACTGACGGATCAGGTCACCGACCAGGTCGTTGCTCAACGAGTTCAGTCCGACAACCCGGACGAAAACGAAGCGCCCGCCAGGCCGACGACACAGGCCTGGAAGCCGGCGTTGGATGTGGTGTGGAAGAAGACCATCGACCCGGCGCTGGCCTGGTGCGACCAGTTCGTGCCGTTGAAAATCGATTCGGAGTCATTGAAAGGCCAGTTTGAGCAGAACCTGCGCGGCCTCGTCAAGAATCTGGGCGAGCGGACGTTTCAGATTGCGACGTCAACCGTGGGCTGGTTCGTCTCGCTGCTGGTCGCGTTCGGCATGTTTCTGGTCGCCCTGTACTACTTCCTGGCGGATGGCGCCGGGCTGCTGCAGGCGACGAAGCGGCTGATTCCTGTTCAGACGGAGCACCAGCAGAAGCTGGCGGAGCAGTTCGCCAAGGTCGTTCGCGCTGTGGTGCTGGCGACGTTTCTGGCCGCGTTCGTGCAGGGGCTGGCGACAACGCTGGCCCTGCAGGTCTGCGGGCTGGGGCATTTCGTTATCTTCCTGGCTCTCTCCACCGTAGCGGCCCTGATTCCCCTGGCGGGAACGTGGATCGTCTGGGGGCCGTGCGCAGTGTGGCTCGCAGCCCAGGGACACGTGGGGTCGGCGATCTGTCTGACGCTGTACGGCATCCTGGTCGTCGGGCTGCTCGATAACGTCGTTCGGACGTACGTCCTCAATACCGACGCCCAGCTTCATCCGCTGCTGGCCTTCGTCAGCGTCCTTGGAGCGCTCCAGGTCATGGGCCTCTGGGGCGTCTTTATCGGCCCGATCGTTGCATCCTGTCTCTACGCGCTGCTGCAGATCTTCAATACGGAACTGAGCGACCTGGCGACCTTGAAAAAGCAGCCTCAGGCGGAAACCTAA
- a CDS encoding pyridoxamine 5'-phosphate oxidase family protein: MFDELLDRPQAILDRVWELLAQAPADVNHPWRLPVLGTVDEAGCDVRTLVFREFDPARRTLFCHTDVRSPKVEQIRQSPRGAWHFYDPARRVQIRIAGPLQLHHGDPLARQRWEAVPLEQRRQYLAPAAPGAVQPGPFVNLPEHLRDRLPTLEESEAGWPNFCVLTGGVERLDWYFLRATGHLRLQVRWPDDEPVFEWLAS, encoded by the coding sequence GTGTTCGACGAACTTCTCGATCGGCCGCAGGCCATTTTGGATCGGGTCTGGGAGCTGCTCGCGCAGGCGCCGGCGGACGTCAACCACCCCTGGCGACTGCCGGTCCTGGGGACGGTCGACGAAGCTGGCTGCGACGTCCGGACGCTCGTGTTCCGCGAGTTCGATCCTGCCCGTCGCACGTTGTTCTGTCACACGGACGTCCGCTCGCCGAAAGTCGAACAGATCCGTCAGTCGCCGCGCGGCGCCTGGCACTTCTACGACCCCGCCCGACGCGTGCAGATCCGGATTGCCGGGCCGCTGCAACTGCATCACGGCGACCCCCTCGCCCGGCAGCGGTGGGAGGCCGTCCCGCTCGAACAGCGCCGCCAGTACCTGGCGCCGGCGGCTCCAGGCGCCGTTCAGCCCGGCCCCTTCGTCAATCTGCCGGAACATCTGCGCGATCGCCTGCCGACGCTTGAGGAGAGCGAAGCCGGCTGGCCGAACTTCTGCGTCTTGACCGGCGGCGTGGAGCGCCTCGACTGGTACTTCCTGCGGGCCACGGGACATCTGAGGCTGCAGGTGCGTTGGCCAGACGACGAGCCGGTCTTCGAATGGCTCGCCTCGTAG
- a CDS encoding SdpI family protein — protein MQRKRVWVSWGMIVLMCGATAAVYSWLPERIPIHWNLEGRVDGYGDRVWAVWLTPGIALLVNLLFVGLPYLSPKGFRMEESRPILDFVAQVLTLFCVALQTLTIYAVFEPGVDVGRWIVASILLMLAGLGNVLGKIQRNWFVGIRTPWTLASERVWADTHRLGAWLFTAAGIVGTVCVVAGLPLAVPFALILIAALSPAVYSLIHYKRLESRGLL, from the coding sequence ATGCAGCGCAAACGGGTGTGGGTGAGCTGGGGCATGATCGTGCTGATGTGCGGAGCCACCGCCGCCGTCTATTCGTGGTTGCCGGAGCGGATTCCGATTCACTGGAATCTCGAAGGCCGGGTCGACGGCTACGGCGACCGCGTCTGGGCGGTCTGGCTGACGCCGGGGATTGCCTTGCTGGTCAATCTCCTGTTCGTCGGATTGCCGTACCTCTCTCCGAAAGGGTTTCGGATGGAGGAATCCCGGCCGATCCTCGACTTCGTGGCGCAGGTCCTCACCCTGTTTTGCGTGGCCCTGCAGACGCTGACGATTTACGCCGTCTTTGAACCGGGCGTCGATGTCGGCCGCTGGATCGTCGCCAGCATTCTGCTGATGCTCGCCGGGCTGGGAAACGTGCTGGGCAAGATTCAGCGTAACTGGTTCGTCGGCATCCGCACTCCCTGGACGCTGGCCAGCGAACGGGTCTGGGCCGATACCCACCGGCTGGGGGCCTGGCTGTTTACGGCGGCGGGGATCGTGGGAACGGTCTGCGTCGTCGCGGGGTTGCCGCTGGCTGTGCCCTTTGCGCTGATCCTGATTGCGGCGCTCTCACCGGCGGTCTACTCGCTGATTCACTACAAACGGCTGGAGTCGCGGGGGCTGCTCTAG
- a CDS encoding autorepressor SdpR family transcription factor, with protein MFNEAFKAIADPTRREILRILASGEKSAGELADQFEMTKPTVSHHFQVLKDADLVSTRREGTRIYYRLNTTVTQDLLRWMWDAFGQPEASGSSKPESKKKA; from the coding sequence GTGTTTAATGAAGCCTTCAAAGCCATCGCCGATCCCACGCGGCGGGAGATCCTGCGGATTCTGGCCAGCGGCGAGAAGTCGGCCGGCGAACTCGCCGACCAGTTCGAGATGACCAAGCCGACGGTTTCGCACCACTTTCAGGTTCTGAAAGACGCGGACCTGGTCAGTACGCGCCGGGAAGGAACGCGGATTTACTACCGGCTGAACACCACGGTCACGCAAGACCTGCTCCGCTGGATGTGGGATGCGTTCGGACAGCCGGAGGCCTCTGGTTCGAGCAAGCCCGAATCCAAGAAGAAAGCCTAG